The Gillisia sp. Hel_I_86 genome has a segment encoding these proteins:
- a CDS encoding pirin family protein, whose product MMKDKIYLKKVKFLLPSVKIDMGGFPVKQALPTQKVQQVDPFLLLHHATAKYNKNRPAKHQGVDPHPHRGFSPVTFIIQGEVRHRDSWGNDQVAKAGEVQWMHAGAGIVHSERPSEYLVASSGKQEIIQLWINSPSSKKMQPPEYIYLSKDAMPKFHSEDGKISNKLVAGRYKELRSKLKTQSELLVLWGSAEADGEQRLEIPAGFNSMLYLIKGTMKLKAYGIIEAEHLAVFGEHGNEIEMNFPEDSQFLLLCGKPLDEKVTQHGPYVMNTQTEVLEAMRDYQMGKMGILIEE is encoded by the coding sequence ATGATGAAAGATAAAATATACTTGAAAAAAGTAAAGTTTTTACTTCCTTCAGTAAAGATAGATATGGGTGGCTTTCCAGTAAAACAAGCCTTACCTACACAAAAAGTGCAACAGGTAGATCCATTTTTGTTGTTGCATCATGCTACGGCTAAATACAATAAGAATAGGCCGGCCAAACATCAAGGCGTGGATCCACATCCACATCGGGGGTTTTCTCCTGTTACTTTTATAATTCAGGGAGAAGTGCGGCATCGTGATAGCTGGGGGAACGATCAGGTGGCAAAGGCAGGGGAGGTGCAATGGATGCACGCTGGTGCAGGAATAGTGCATAGCGAAAGGCCATCAGAATACCTTGTAGCCTCTTCCGGCAAGCAAGAGATCATTCAATTATGGATTAATTCTCCTAGCTCCAAGAAAATGCAACCTCCAGAATACATTTATCTGTCTAAAGACGCAATGCCTAAATTTCATTCTGAAGATGGAAAAATCTCCAATAAGTTAGTCGCTGGTCGGTATAAAGAATTAAGGTCCAAACTGAAAACTCAAAGCGAGTTACTAGTGTTATGGGGAAGTGCTGAAGCGGATGGAGAACAACGACTGGAAATTCCTGCAGGATTTAATTCGATGTTATATTTAATTAAAGGAACCATGAAATTGAAGGCTTATGGCATAATTGAAGCCGAACATCTCGCAGTTTTTGGTGAGCATGGTAATGAGATTGAGATGAACTTCCCTGAAGACTCTCAATTTTTACTGCTTTGTGGTAAACCATTGGACGAAAAAGTGACACAACATGGGCCCTACGTCATGAATACCCAAACCGAAGTTTTGGAAGCAATGCGGGATTACCAAATGGGAAAAATGGGAATTCTTATTGAGGAGTGA
- a CDS encoding J domain-containing protein — translation MKRVNEYKKLFNVEKDIDLKQLKTSYRNLVKEWHPDKFQESDEKHTEAEIKSKQIIDGYHFLVSIAPETKAANLEEYNTTTSEAGIADFQHKGNVLEVSFTDGTTYEYFGVNKPLFVKLINSDRQFRFAKRNIFTSFLYRKSKKDQELQPA, via the coding sequence ATGAAGCGTGTTAACGAATACAAGAAATTATTTAATGTTGAAAAAGATATAGATCTTAAACAACTAAAGACTTCTTACAGAAATCTGGTAAAAGAATGGCATCCGGATAAATTTCAGGAAAGTGATGAAAAGCACACGGAAGCTGAAATTAAAAGCAAGCAAATCATTGATGGTTACCACTTTTTAGTGAGTATAGCTCCTGAAACTAAGGCAGCTAATCTTGAGGAATACAATACAACTACCTCTGAAGCTGGGATTGCCGATTTCCAACATAAAGGCAATGTATTGGAAGTATCTTTTACAGATGGTACTACTTACGAATACTTTGGGGTAAACAAACCTTTATTTGTAAAGCTTATAAATTCCGATAGACAATTCAGGTTTGCAAAAAGAAACATTTTTACTTCTTTTCTTTATAGAAAATCCAAAAAAGATCAAGAACTGCAACCTGCTTAG
- a CDS encoding IS630 family transposase (programmed frameshift), protein MIHYTIKLSQTEVEELNGIISKGRHTSQAFRTAYILLNCDKGEFSDDTTIKNAEITKVLKIGERTIGRVKKKFIEEGFESVLERRVSSQNYTKKVDGDIEAKLVKLCCSEPPEGFSKWSLRLLADRMVELEYIDYISHVTVGQGIKKNELKPWKVKGWVIPPEQSSEFVANMEYVLDVYKMPYDEDFPVVCMDESPKQLIQEVASTPIKPGQEARMDYEYIRHGMVNIFMANEPLKGKRLVEITQRKTKTDWAKFIKRIADEVYPQAKKIKLVMDNFKTHDASAFYETFEPQEAKRLRDRFEFVYTPKHGSWLNMAEIELHVLNGQCLNRHIASEKEIKSEVDAWQNHRNNKTSKINWQFTNDQARIKLKRLYPSITT, encoded by the exons ATGATACACTACACCATCAAGTTGAGCCAAACGGAAGTTGAAGAGCTTAACGGAATTATTAGTAAAGGACGTCATACCTCTCAGGCCTTTCGCACCGCCTACATTTTGTTAAACTGCGATAAAGGGGAATTTTCCGATGATACCACGATAAAGAATGCGGAGATTACCAAAGTTCTCAAAATAGGTGAACGAACGATAGGCCGGGTAAAGAAGAAGTTCATTGAAGAAGGATTTGAAAGTGTTTTGGAACGACGTGTTTCAAGCCAGAATTACACAAAAAAGGTAGATGGGGATATTGAGGCTAAATTGGTTAAACTCTGTTGCAGTGAGCCCCCAGAAGGATTTTCGAAATGGTCATTGAGACTTTTGGCGGACAGGATGGTGGAATTGGAATATATCGATTACATATCGCACGTCACAGTGGGCCAGG GTATTAAAAAAAACGAACTTAAGCCTTGGAAAGTAAAAGGCTGGGTCATTCCCCCAGAGCAGAGCAGTGAATTTGTAGCTAATATGGAATATGTGCTAGACGTATACAAAATGCCATACGATGAAGACTTTCCGGTTGTTTGCATGGACGAATCGCCCAAGCAGTTAATCCAAGAGGTAGCCTCAACGCCCATCAAGCCGGGACAGGAGGCCAGGATGGACTATGAGTACATCAGACATGGTATGGTAAATATTTTTATGGCCAATGAACCCTTGAAGGGTAAAAGGCTGGTTGAAATTACCCAGCGTAAAACAAAAACAGACTGGGCTAAATTTATCAAGAGAATAGCTGATGAGGTGTACCCACAGGCTAAAAAGATAAAACTGGTGATGGACAATTTCAAAACGCATGATGCATCGGCCTTTTATGAAACATTTGAACCGCAGGAAGCCAAAAGGCTCCGGGACAGGTTTGAATTTGTTTACACACCTAAGCACGGGAGCTGGCTGAACATGGCAGAAATAGAATTGCATGTACTCAATGGCCAATGCTTAAACCGTCATATTGCCAGCGAGAAGGAAATAAAATCAGAAGTGGATGCGTGGCAAAATCACAGAAACAACAAAACCTCAAAAATCAATTGGCAGTTTACAAATGACCAGGCACGTATAAAACTCAAAAGACTCTACCCGTCAATTACAACTTAA
- a CDS encoding DEAD/DEAH box helicase → MSIQFSRLGISAEIIKSLDELKITVPTEIQEKTIPILLNKTEDFVGLAKTGTGKTAAFGLPLLQLINVEESHIQAVVLVPTRELGHQILSNLESYAPNLPDVSITATCGGIPIKPQIERLSKPTHIVIATPGRLIDLIKRKAIDLSKVNYLVLDEADEMVTSLKDGLDEIIAELPKKRRTLLFSATLPGTIKQLIQNYMSKHVIQISANMETVGNQEIDHEFVVVEPIEKLEVLMHFLSSKEGERGIIFCKTKAAVNKLAKNLAINKFSSGALHGSLSQPIRDRIMKQFREGHINILVATDLAARGIDVKEISYVVNYHLPDVYEVYVHRSGRTARAGAKGLSLTVIQNEEILDIAEFQDELGIVFKEYSKPDAKSVEDNNTLLWAKQIFKTKPNHEVSSELKENVKTIFHHLTKDELVEKMLASYLLQHKTATVLKTEAPKKKR, encoded by the coding sequence ATGTCAATTCAGTTTTCCCGTTTAGGAATATCAGCAGAGATTATTAAGAGTTTAGATGAATTAAAGATCACTGTCCCAACGGAAATTCAGGAGAAGACGATCCCCATTTTACTTAATAAAACGGAAGATTTTGTAGGGCTTGCAAAAACGGGAACCGGAAAAACTGCTGCCTTTGGGTTGCCATTGCTTCAACTTATCAATGTTGAAGAATCCCATATTCAGGCTGTTGTTTTAGTTCCAACCCGGGAATTAGGCCATCAGATCCTAAGCAATCTGGAAAGCTATGCTCCCAATTTGCCTGATGTTTCAATCACGGCTACTTGTGGAGGAATCCCAATTAAGCCACAAATTGAAAGATTATCAAAACCCACACATATAGTAATTGCGACTCCAGGAAGACTTATAGATCTTATAAAACGGAAGGCTATAGATCTTTCTAAAGTCAACTATTTGGTATTGGATGAAGCAGATGAAATGGTTACCTCTTTAAAAGACGGATTGGATGAAATTATTGCTGAATTACCTAAGAAAAGAAGAACGCTTTTATTTTCTGCTACACTGCCGGGAACTATAAAGCAACTTATCCAAAATTATATGTCCAAACATGTAATCCAGATAAGTGCCAATATGGAGACCGTAGGGAATCAGGAAATAGATCACGAATTTGTAGTGGTGGAACCTATTGAGAAGTTGGAGGTTTTAATGCATTTTTTATCCTCTAAAGAAGGGGAACGCGGAATTATATTTTGCAAGACCAAAGCTGCGGTAAATAAATTGGCGAAGAATTTGGCGATCAACAAATTTTCTTCAGGTGCATTGCATGGTAGTTTGTCCCAACCAATCCGGGACCGCATCATGAAACAGTTTCGAGAAGGGCATATAAATATCCTTGTTGCTACAGATCTTGCGGCTCGTGGGATAGATGTAAAAGAGATCTCTTATGTAGTGAATTACCATTTGCCAGATGTGTACGAAGTGTATGTGCATAGAAGTGGAAGAACAGCCAGGGCAGGAGCAAAGGGGCTTTCTTTAACCGTGATTCAAAATGAAGAAATTCTGGATATTGCAGAATTTCAGGACGAATTGGGAATTGTATTTAAAGAATATTCAAAACCCGATGCCAAAAGTGTAGAGGATAATAATACACTTTTATGGGCGAAGCAAATATTTAAGACCAAGCCCAACCACGAAGTTTCCTCAGAATTAAAGGAGAACGTAAAGACCATTTTTCATCATTTAACCAAAGATGAATTAGTTGAGAAGATGCTTGCTTCTTACCTATTACAGCACAAAACTGCGACGGTTTTAAAAACGGAAGCTCCTAAGAAGAAGCGTTAA
- a CDS encoding IS4 family transposase, whose translation MRRGFTGLGDKRLVYRGNKILSDLFSKSVHSIRQLSRNESDAKAVYRFLQNDRVSEEDIVENLVHNCQMACAGKFVVCIQDTTEVNLSSHGNRINKDGFVGTTNAKNSQGLGFFVHPSLVLDAVSGTPYGYSDIKIWNRSLDFKSKHERQYGKLPMEEKESYKWIEVSKNTQASLRDVVAGMVIVQDREGDIYEQFASIPDARTDLLIRARADRALADGSKLFSCLADQPCQGSYEVQVDACAKTRRKKRTAKIEIRYKEVELKRTRAASKAVAPSIKLYLVEAKEANRAGPGRVCWRLLTSLPIETLEMAEMCVEWYKWRWTIEEVFKILKKEGYNIEASELEHGSSVRKLSLLIMEVIIQLFLMRLAYAVPEGEMSADSCFTEEEQAFLEHQIIRLEGRTGKQKNPYKEKGLKRYVWAIARLGGWKGYESKRHPGITTLWIGLKYFKAAMEGWTIHKDVSTR comes from the coding sequence ATGAGAAGGGGGTTCACAGGCTTAGGGGATAAACGTTTGGTTTATCGGGGCAACAAGATTTTATCGGACCTGTTCAGCAAGAGCGTCCATTCGATCCGTCAGCTCAGCAGGAACGAATCAGACGCAAAGGCCGTTTACCGTTTTTTGCAGAACGATAGGGTCAGTGAAGAAGATATAGTAGAGAACCTGGTACATAATTGCCAGATGGCTTGTGCGGGCAAATTTGTTGTCTGTATCCAAGATACCACGGAGGTCAACCTAAGCAGCCATGGTAATAGGATCAACAAAGATGGCTTTGTGGGCACGACCAATGCGAAGAATTCCCAGGGACTGGGGTTCTTTGTCCACCCAAGTTTGGTCTTGGATGCCGTGAGCGGCACCCCCTACGGCTATTCTGATATTAAGATCTGGAACAGGTCCTTGGACTTCAAATCAAAGCATGAAAGACAGTACGGCAAGCTGCCCATGGAAGAAAAAGAGTCCTATAAGTGGATAGAGGTGTCCAAAAACACACAGGCCTCACTAAGGGACGTGGTAGCGGGAATGGTGATCGTACAAGATAGGGAAGGGGATATCTACGAACAGTTTGCAAGCATACCAGATGCACGAACAGATCTATTGATAAGGGCCCGTGCGGATAGGGCCTTGGCGGATGGGTCAAAATTGTTCAGCTGCCTGGCGGACCAGCCCTGTCAAGGGTCCTATGAGGTACAGGTGGATGCCTGTGCAAAGACCAGAAGGAAAAAAAGGACCGCAAAAATTGAAATCAGATATAAAGAGGTAGAACTGAAAAGGACCAGGGCGGCCAGCAAGGCAGTGGCGCCCAGCATAAAACTATATCTGGTGGAGGCCAAAGAGGCTAACCGGGCCGGGCCGGGCAGGGTGTGCTGGAGGTTATTGACAAGCCTGCCCATAGAGACCCTGGAAATGGCAGAAATGTGCGTGGAATGGTATAAGTGGAGGTGGACGATAGAAGAGGTGTTCAAGATATTGAAAAAAGAGGGCTACAATATCGAGGCGTCAGAGCTGGAGCATGGGTCATCGGTAAGAAAACTGAGCTTGTTGATAATGGAGGTCATCATCCAACTGTTCTTGATGCGGCTGGCGTATGCAGTACCAGAAGGAGAGATGAGCGCCGATAGCTGTTTCACGGAAGAAGAGCAAGCGTTTTTAGAGCACCAGATAATAAGACTGGAAGGTAGGACAGGGAAACAAAAAAACCCGTACAAGGAAAAAGGGCTAAAAAGATATGTTTGGGCGATAGCTAGACTTGGCGGATGGAAAGGCTATGAAAGCAAAAGGCATCCCGGCATAACGACCCTATGGATAGGACTGAAATATTTTAAGGCGGCCATGGAAGGGTGGACGATTCATAAAGATGTGTCCACACGATAG
- the lpxD gene encoding UDP-3-O-(3-hydroxymyristoyl)glucosamine N-acyltransferase: protein MKTLKITELSELVKGELVGDTSLLITGPEQLERAKNGHISFIGNRKYIKLWKTSNAVAAIINDNLVLEPEEGRALIRVKNADLAMVKMLEVFNPGQPQLESGIHATATIHETAKIGSNCVIGAGCYVGKDVVLGDHVFLYPNVTILDETNIGNNTTIWSGTVIRERTEIGSHCIFHSNVSIGSDGFGYRPSDDGRGLVKIPQIGNVVIGHQVEIGANSCVDRGKFSSTVIGDGCKIDNLVQIGHNSVMGRSCIMAGGSGLAGSVTLGDGVIIGGSASIKDHTTVHSGAVVGGGSGVMSDVAAGKTVLGYPACDSKDMLKQWVALRNLIKN, encoded by the coding sequence ATGAAGACCCTAAAAATCACAGAATTAAGCGAACTAGTCAAAGGAGAACTAGTTGGCGATACGAGCTTGCTTATTACCGGACCGGAGCAATTGGAACGTGCAAAAAATGGCCATATTTCATTTATAGGCAATAGAAAATATATCAAGCTTTGGAAAACTTCCAATGCCGTAGCTGCAATAATAAACGATAATCTAGTTTTGGAACCGGAAGAAGGTCGAGCCTTGATACGCGTAAAAAATGCAGATCTGGCAATGGTTAAGATGTTGGAAGTCTTTAATCCCGGTCAGCCACAATTGGAATCTGGAATCCATGCAACTGCAACAATTCACGAAACTGCCAAGATAGGATCCAATTGTGTGATAGGGGCAGGGTGCTATGTTGGAAAAGATGTGGTTTTGGGAGATCATGTTTTCCTATACCCTAATGTGACTATCCTAGATGAAACAAATATTGGAAACAATACTACGATCTGGTCTGGTACTGTTATTAGGGAAAGAACTGAAATTGGTAGCCATTGTATTTTCCATAGCAATGTGAGTATAGGATCTGATGGTTTTGGGTATAGACCAAGTGACGATGGTCGCGGATTGGTTAAAATCCCACAAATTGGAAATGTGGTTATTGGACATCAAGTAGAAATTGGAGCAAATTCTTGTGTAGATCGCGGAAAATTTAGCTCTACGGTTATTGGTGATGGTTGTAAAATCGATAATCTAGTACAGATTGGACATAACTCGGTAATGGGACGTTCATGTATCATGGCTGGGGGAAGTGGTCTTGCAGGTTCTGTTACCCTGGGAGATGGAGTAATTATTGGAGGTAGTGCATCTATAAAAGATCATACTACCGTGCATTCCGGTGCTGTTGTTGGTGGAGGTTCAGGCGTTATGAGCGATGTTGCTGCTGGGAAAACGGTTTTGGGATATCCAGCATGTGATTCCAAGGATATGCTTAAACAATGGGTTGCACTTAGAAACCTTATCAAAAACTAA
- a CDS encoding alkaline phosphatase D family protein, translating into MNNSKLQQFPIMKNALFLFSLIALIFSEIGFAQIKFPESDPSKGYAYKEVHARVAFPFEGDNRIWVKGSAEYPKGIIRDTSNVILKRFDLQPPFYTSVIAVQSNIVTVEFCGANKECISYGKIYPGNYKAVPKDNFSILLYGCMEPFHITYKDDGTPITEIFEGGKNSSFQLRSLFKNVAMEQPVQFEDSIKVKQEYQFNGIKDSTLLKGAPNLIITTGDQVYVDAGYGEKMKKDVIHPLSAWETKRRPLPFNNSETHYIQYLNKLYNASYSFNEIEAAHSKLPTLSTIDDHELRDGWGSQKDEYENGTMNPFLENHYKLGKQAFLEHQLLLSNKSSKEVRDLLVENKSMEYAFEVNGKKGYVFDLRSSRDINTNKVLGEKQWKDFEGWLNKLERDQEIILITSIPLTLRPLKFIEDIAKLFKPELRDDVRDGWSSKNNIAERNRLIGLLVKHRIERDIKPIFVSGDVHKSALIEIWVDTNVKRNSKHDIAETMILGYEVVASGISHEFIKTGISKSMFRLLESQNIGDGFIDFEYEGKRASLYPMVRKSIVAQNFGAIEFEKDQKTKIHTFVYNQSNDQLEQHYLELDFEKKLPDEDYYRIEKKGNKEKKTFVPPIPHGMRVLKSN; encoded by the coding sequence ATGAATAATTCTAAATTACAGCAGTTCCCCATCATGAAAAATGCCCTATTTCTATTTTCACTTATTGCTTTGATTTTTTCTGAAATTGGATTTGCCCAGATAAAATTTCCAGAGAGTGATCCCTCAAAAGGATACGCATATAAAGAGGTTCACGCTCGTGTTGCATTCCCTTTTGAAGGAGACAATAGAATTTGGGTAAAGGGTTCGGCAGAATATCCTAAAGGGATCATTCGCGACACCTCGAATGTTATTTTAAAAAGGTTTGATTTACAGCCTCCTTTTTATACTTCAGTTATAGCAGTTCAATCTAATATAGTTACAGTAGAATTTTGTGGTGCCAATAAGGAATGTATTTCATACGGCAAAATATATCCCGGTAATTATAAGGCTGTTCCCAAGGATAATTTTTCAATTTTATTATATGGCTGCATGGAGCCTTTTCATATTACCTATAAAGATGATGGAACTCCAATTACCGAAATTTTTGAAGGCGGGAAAAATTCCAGTTTTCAGTTGCGTTCCCTTTTCAAAAATGTTGCAATGGAACAACCTGTTCAATTTGAAGATTCTATAAAAGTAAAGCAGGAATACCAATTCAACGGAATTAAAGATTCCACGCTATTAAAAGGAGCGCCAAACCTCATTATCACTACAGGAGATCAGGTTTATGTAGATGCCGGGTATGGGGAGAAGATGAAAAAAGATGTAATACATCCCTTATCTGCCTGGGAAACCAAGAGAAGGCCTTTGCCTTTCAATAATTCTGAAACACATTATATACAATATTTAAACAAGCTTTACAACGCTTCGTATTCGTTTAATGAGATTGAAGCTGCTCATAGCAAATTACCAACTTTAAGTACCATAGACGATCATGAGCTAAGAGACGGCTGGGGATCGCAGAAGGATGAATATGAGAATGGAACCATGAACCCGTTTTTAGAAAATCATTATAAACTAGGGAAACAGGCTTTTTTAGAGCATCAGTTATTACTTTCGAATAAATCTTCCAAAGAGGTTAGAGACTTACTGGTTGAAAATAAATCTATGGAATATGCTTTCGAAGTAAATGGCAAAAAAGGCTATGTGTTCGATCTTCGAAGCTCAAGAGATATCAATACCAATAAGGTATTAGGTGAAAAACAATGGAAAGATTTCGAGGGCTGGCTCAATAAATTGGAACGAGATCAGGAAATAATATTGATCACTTCAATTCCATTAACCTTAAGACCGTTAAAATTTATTGAAGATATCGCCAAATTATTTAAACCCGAATTACGGGATGATGTTCGGGATGGCTGGTCTTCCAAAAACAATATAGCTGAAAGAAATAGGCTAATAGGTTTATTGGTAAAACATAGGATAGAAAGGGACATTAAACCCATATTTGTGAGTGGAGATGTTCATAAGTCTGCATTAATTGAAATTTGGGTGGACACCAATGTTAAAAGAAATAGTAAACACGACATTGCCGAAACAATGATATTAGGATATGAGGTGGTGGCAAGCGGAATTTCCCATGAGTTTATAAAGACCGGGATTTCTAAATCGATGTTTAGATTGCTTGAGAGCCAAAATATTGGAGATGGTTTTATAGATTTCGAATATGAAGGAAAGCGAGCAAGTTTATATCCAATGGTTAGAAAATCGATCGTAGCTCAAAATTTTGGCGCTATTGAATTTGAGAAGGATCAAAAAACAAAGATCCATACTTTTGTCTATAACCAGTCGAATGATCAGTTGGAACAACACTATTTGGAATTGGATTTTGAGAAGAAATTACCCGATGAAGATTACTACAGGATAGAGAAAAAAGGAAATAAAGAGAAAAAAACCTTTGTACCACCAATTCCGCATGGAATGAGGGTTTTAAAGAGCAACTAA
- a CDS encoding pirin family protein — protein MNKKIKNIKPLGFPWETRDPFLFCAYHRDEYPKGNEKMGPAVSLNGRNIGEDFTIKDGWRMYHGSTMPGFPYHPHRGFETITINKEGFVDHTDSLGAAGRFGAGDVQWMTAGKGVQHSEMFPLLKEEEGNPLEIFQVWLNLPKANKMVDPHFKMLWTEDIPVVTVTDANGKSSKIDVIAGSFENTKALAPTPDSWAANPNNVVTVLTIKMEANAELKIPAIKEDINRTLYFYKGDQLQVEDQTIDANHLIEIVSTEDVLLKNGTEEGYLLMLQGKPINEPVAQYGPFVMNTQAEIQQAMQDYQKTQFGGWPWPEREQAHAREKGRFALHADGSEERK, from the coding sequence ATGAACAAGAAAATAAAAAACATAAAACCTCTAGGCTTTCCTTGGGAAACTCGTGATCCATTTCTTTTCTGCGCCTATCATAGAGACGAATATCCAAAAGGGAATGAAAAAATGGGGCCTGCAGTTTCGTTAAATGGAAGAAATATTGGTGAGGATTTTACCATTAAAGACGGATGGAGAATGTATCACGGGAGCACCATGCCTGGATTTCCTTATCATCCGCACCGCGGATTTGAAACCATCACCATCAATAAAGAAGGCTTTGTAGATCATACAGATTCACTAGGAGCAGCCGGTAGATTTGGTGCTGGGGATGTACAATGGATGACAGCCGGGAAAGGTGTACAACATTCAGAAATGTTCCCATTGCTAAAAGAAGAGGAAGGAAATCCGTTAGAAATATTTCAGGTTTGGCTGAATTTACCAAAAGCCAATAAAATGGTGGATCCTCATTTTAAGATGCTGTGGACAGAAGATATTCCAGTAGTAACAGTTACAGATGCTAATGGTAAAAGTTCAAAAATAGATGTAATTGCAGGTAGTTTTGAAAATACAAAGGCATTAGCTCCAACCCCGGATTCTTGGGCGGCTAATCCAAATAATGTAGTTACGGTGCTAACTATTAAAATGGAAGCAAATGCAGAGTTAAAGATACCGGCCATTAAAGAGGATATAAACCGAACTTTATATTTCTATAAAGGAGATCAACTACAAGTGGAAGATCAAACTATTGATGCAAACCATTTAATTGAAATCGTTTCTACTGAAGATGTTTTACTTAAAAATGGAACTGAGGAAGGCTATCTTTTAATGCTGCAAGGGAAACCCATAAATGAGCCGGTAGCTCAATATGGTCCCTTTGTAATGAATACGCAAGCCGAAATTCAGCAAGCCATGCAGGATTATCAAAAAACTCAATTTGGAGGTTGGCCCTGGCCAGAAAGAGAACAGGCGCATGCAAGGGAGAAAGGCAGATTTGCATTGCATGCCGATGGATCTGAGGAGAGAAAATAA